The genomic region atatattacagttTTGCAAATTGGctgtttttgtttattttcatttgaatTTAGAATTCTTAAATTGTGAAAATAACATTTCAAAAAGGTCTTGTGTTCAGGTACTGCGAATGCGCACATTGCACTTGttgtatttatacatacatatatatatataagttcatatgttcatatatttatattttcaaatttctacatgtaaatataaaaaaaaaaaagctaagGTAACAACGTACCCAGTTGCATAAaagtattaattatattacattaagATTATAAATGTGTCATATACTTGTGtgcaaaacaaaaaaaataaaaaagatgaaaaaagctgaaaaattataggaaaaaaaaaagttactAGAATTTACATATACCTAAACGtgttcattaaaaaatggtGTAATTAAATGTTGTTAACGAAAAATGCACAAATTACGCTTGTGAAAGTTTGAAACCTAAAagattttgttatatttcagaattaaataaaaaatatttaaaatgtaaatatatatatatatatatacaagttCAAACGtataaacaattttatttttgatttaaaaaattaaaacttttcaagctagttttttatatatggaacaatatttttgtttttgttttttattaaaatgtaaaattaaaaaaaaagatataaatgaaataggatgtcatatatattatatcaacGCACAAAAATTGAATTGTTCGACATATAGAATTATACGCAATTGATGacatttgaaaatttaaattttatgtgAACATATACCAAAATTCTGTTATTTCAtatgcacgtatatatatatacatatgcatactatgtatgtacatatatattacatgtatgtacatatatatatatatatatatatttatgtacatatacatttatataaaacgaAAGTTCTACTCCCTAATTCGTAGGAATATAAGTGTACAGCGGAGTCCTTATCTCCtattgataataatatatatataagtttataagaaatacaaaaggaaaattttaaGCATGAATTGTTTAAGTTTACtttaagaatttttaaattttagtaTATAAGAGATGAGAAATACAGTTATATAGCACgattcattatttatatataataatgaaaaactaCAATAATACCTTATATTTGTAGTTCTAAAAATTGAATTTtcgttattatttatataggGAGGGCCTTTAAacgtataagtatatatgaatacacatatgtaattatatatacatatatacataaaataaaaaaatgatttttgcAGTAGGAAAATTTTGTACtatatttaaaaggaaaaatctTAATTATGATAGGTATGTGAGTGTGTACCTATGtaggtatgtatatatgtatgcatacacatacattcatataatattactaaaatataGATGATAAAAGGACATAGACATATCATGAGAgaggaaaaatataactataaagTCACTTTTATCAAACCTCATTAGTTAACAGGAAtgttattacaaaatatatatatatatatatatattttttttttcttgttcaCTGCTTATAGATTCATTATCAGTACCTTATATCAACTTTCCTAGTATACTCAATTTagcaaaaatgtataatttttaaatgtaatatttttcatgtatataggtatatatgtacccTTATGATCATTCGATATAATacaatttcaaaaaaaaataaaaacatttatatcattatatgtatatatgtattatatatgtatatatgtattatatatgtatatatgtattatatatgtatatatatatgtatgtagatatattatgtttGCAATcaacttcatttttttttattgatataaaCTCAAAAgttgtgtttttttttaaattataataagtattcctataaaaaaacattcatatttatttaaaaaaatttagttgTTTTCTgagtcctttttttttagcgcatacaaaaaattcataaaaggACACAgcaaaaaagtatatattttgcgTACCTTTTGAACATTtgtaaaagtaataaaagaaaaatgatgtttatatttatgtatataaaaagttatctaaattaaaaaaaaaagtaatgtCTAATGTAAATGTAAAGATGATAATGTAGAACATGCGCATTAgcaatttaaaatatttttagcccaaaacaaaattgtatataatatatacattttctttttcctgcTTTGTTCATATGTTAAATGTAGAATACTACTCTATATACGAAATGGCAAGTTTTGTTTTTACATCCCAGTCTTAGTTCAAGATAATTAACTtgcatttataaataaatacctTGCTTTATAAAAAGTAGCTTATGAATAAAACGATGTTCTTGTTAtgaataaagtaaaaaaccttttgaaaatttatagaaatattaaaatatccatagtattcttatataaaaaaaaaataataaaaataaagtgctaaaaaaaaatgtgcataCAGTACGtaggaataatatatttgtgcaaataaaaaataaataaatataattacacatatatgattattattaaaagaaaaaattatattcaaaacaaaattaacatgttgattacaaaaaaaaatttttaaagaaaaatattttaattaacataatttCGTAAAATGTAAACTTCTTTGTATATCTGTAGATCACATTTTCCCTTTATTTCGAAACAGTTGCTTAATTCttcataaatacaaaataacaaacaaaacataaaaaataaaaaataaaacaaatatgaatatataggAATGTTATTGTATTATGTTTCATATTATTCTTAAACTTTTTATTGAAGACGAAATATTAcgattattattttttcttatgaaatttaatattattattctacTTAACTGGAATTTATTCACGAgcattatttaattacacaattacatataaatgtatatgtatgtatatatatgtgtgcctatgcaaatatatcaaattttaagaaaaaaaaaaaagcctttttttatttttttttaaattaatatatgagGCTAATAATgcagaattaaaaattgaagtagttaatatatttattataaaaaatatacgttTATGAACGCATTATTACACcagtgtgtatatgtatacatacatagatACATCTAAAATTTATGtcactttatatatttctcatGTGGTTATGCcataaagaataatttaaattattgcatgtgcattttttttttttacttatatttttaaccataatttttttttctttcttacTTGAccttataataaaatggaaaaaatagaactctattttttatttatggcataataaaaaaaaaaaagaaaaaaaaaagcatatctttaattttaaaagtatgTATTTTACACTTTAAAAATACCCTAGTGCATACTGACAAAATTTACCCTGTATGAGAAAATTAAACACCTTCTTTTGCAACattttcaataatatttttggaaATAGCTTCATGTATAAGATAGttgcaaaaaaatatcatgaaaaaattatttgattcttattaatatatggaCGAATTACactcattttcattttacgcATAGCACACAATAGTACATAAACtgaaatatatcattatgtaaatatatataatacatgcatttatatatatatatatatatatatatatatatataatatgtatatttgtgacaattttttttttatactctttatgaatgcatataaaatacatgtaCGTTGTTCTACATACATTCTTTACACCCGAATTATTCTTAATTGAAGTAattctacaaaaaaaatttttcatttttactttgttacatgcatataatgcctgtaacttttttttttttttttgaacctacattagcatatttttttttgaattacaTTTATTGAATGCTACatacaaatttataaaagtaatttggtgaaaaagaaaatatgacatgttcataattttttttttttcatttgttctttttgttcACAGTTTTCTGAGTGTTCATTATATTCTTAacgttcataattttttgaatattcataaatttcttcatttttatgttgcttccttaatatattttacgttttttttttttttttttttccaactttggttccaattttttttatatatgtttacattttttatttttattttatgcgCCAATCAAGACTTTTATTGATAGGTGTTAATAAGTGTAACACTTCAGATTAAgatacttaatatatttttataacatatgtAAGAAAGGAACAAACGAAATTAGTTAAATTTACCGCAGACTTCCATTTTATATGAAGGtctatttttgtatataattaaggGGAAAATAAGCGGAAAATTTTCCTCATTGGATAATGAActactaatatataaaacatttacacttttcaaaattttttgtgtattttttttatttatttatattcccAAAAACTTTTATTAATCGTTTATTATATGCACACCaaattttaaggaaaaaaaaaaaaaaaaaaaaaaaaattcttatagCAGTTgagttttttctttttttctttttttttttaaatatttggtAAAAATATGCCTCGATATTAATGTGTGTATGAGAACTACTCatactttatatttcttcatgttttttaatttttgttcaattaaatattctgccttttttttttttttttttactgttaacttttacatttctttttaaatttccaCGTACAAATAATGTTTCATGTGTACCCtcctcttttttctttttaatttcgtgttttaatatatatgctatatatgcatatacccatgtacatatatgtgcatgtacacatatgcgaatatacacatgtacatatatgtgcatatacacaagtacacatatatatatgtatgcacataaatacttatacgcatgtgtacatatatatacacatatttacTGATGTGTTAACttgttcatttaaaaataagaaactCTCTTGTAGCATGTACacctttaaaatatattattgtgtGCTTCAACTTATACAGATGTACGAAATAAATTGTAAGACGATAACTACATTTCCCTAAtacacctttttttttttttttctcattctATACTAcgaaatatatatgctaatacaaataaattacaagTGTAAACCTGTTCAcaacatgtatacatatttatatttaacatacATAGCATGTTCatcttataaattaattactCCTCTTTTCAtcaatatttacaaatatttctCGCATTCGTTATTGCAACCCTTATTTtgtctttaaaaatatatatatatatatatacatatatgtgtatatagtTACTtgtgaaaaaacaaaagaaaaaagatggAAATAAATTTTCCTAACGATAAAAACACAAGCACATGCGTGAAAAAAGTTGACTATAGTATGAACGatcaaatgaaaatgaataatttttatgtgaacagtaacagtaactgtagcaataataataacggaaacaatattattaacttcaaaaattacaaaatacaAGAGTCCTTAGTTACACAACATCCGGAGCATAACAAAAACTTTTTCAttgataaaaatgtaaacccctatgaatataatttaatgacGAAAAATGGTCAAAtgtataacaaaaataatgtacACCTTCAGAACAACGACAAAGGTTTTGGCATTAATAACAGCAGTGGTAGTACCATCAATAGAAGTAACATCAGTGGTACTAACATCAGTGGTACGAACATCAGTGGTACGAACATCAGTGGTACGAACATCAGTGGTACTAACATCAGTGGTAGTAACAACCGAAATAACGGTAATAACAAAAACCATTTTGTTCATGAAACAATATACAGCCCTTTGAGCTTAAAAAGCTCGTCAGATACTCGAAGGTTGAACACCACGAATGTGTTACCCAGTAGAAGCCTCACACCACaaatattaaacaaatatgaaaatactgcatataatagtaataataataatgccAATAATAACAGCAGTAACAGTGATAActacaatattaataataataattattattattataataacaataaatacAGTAATAACGATAACAAGTTTGTTAGTAATTACACAACAGACTGCACCGTTAAtgctaataataataacagtaataatataatgaatcATATTAGCTCAAACAAGAATAACAgtattgttcataatttatattcaaataaaaatttaatcgCGAATAGTAATTTATATCAGGACAAGGAAAAccaaaataatacaaacttatataattacaatagTCATCAGTATAATTCACCAAGTAAAAACCACAGTAGAAATTTGAGCACTAAAGGAACTGCTTACAACAACAGTGGTAAAATTGTAAAGTTCAACAATGGTGGTAACTGTAACGATAGCAGTAGTAACAATAAGATTACAGGGGCTATTAACTCGTGTGATAATTTGGTAATGTCCGATGAACATCAAATGATGAATAGAAACATGAAACACTCAAATAATAGTATGCCAAATAATTTACACCAAATTCAAAGTAGCAAGATTCTAAGCAATaacataaatacaaatacgtTATATTGTGATTTAAGTAATCCTGTAGCAAATAAAATGTCGcttatgaaaaatttcaCCATGAACGAAAATATCACAGGTGAAATGGGAGACATCAATATAAGCAATAACATGAGCGGTACCATTGGCAGTAATATATGCAGTAACATAAGcagcaaaaataattatacccTCTCGGCAAATAATTATGacgataataataataatattaacaatgcTGTCATAAATTATAGCAACAATAACGGCAGCACTAATGGCAATATTAATAGTAGTAACATATgtaacaatagtaataataacaataggaatagtaacaatagtaatagtaacaatagtaatagtaacaatagtaatagtaacaatagtaatagtaacaaaagtaatagtaacaatagtaatagtaacaatagtaatagtaacaatagtaatagtaacaataacgGTAGTAATTATCAACAGAATAACTTAAccattaataataacaaaatgggaatgaacataaaaaatagtaaatttgaaaacaataaaaatattgaagaaTTTAAAGGTTCTGCAAATAAACATGATACACTAATTGaagtaacaaaaaatatgatcatcaataataataacagtaataattgtaataatagtaatagtaatgttaataataatattaatagtagtaactgtaatagtaatattaataataatactaatattaatagtagtAATTGTAATAGCATAAATGGAGCAAATAAtcaaaacaaattaaataataataaattaggTTTAAACACATCAAGTGCATTATTTTTACCTTCAACccgtaataataataacaaaaatgaaatgaacaATATTGGCAGTGTTAGCAATATTGGCAGTGTTAGCAATATTGGCAGTGTTAGCAATATTGGCAGTGTTAGCAATATTGGCagtgttaataattttggcattgttaataatattggcagtgttaataatattggcAATGTCAGCAATATTAATagtgttaaaaatattaataatataagcagcaagaataatattagcggcaagaataatattaacaataattataatgattatgataataaaattttgaaggacataaataattatacgaTAAACTCGGTcggtaaaaataattcagaaatttacaaaaacaaacatatttatactgATAAATCAATTCGTGaaagtagtaataatagcatTAACAATTGCAGTAATAAAAGTAGTAATCATTACAGTAATAAAAGTAGCAATAATTGCAGTAATAAAAGTAGCAATAATTGCAGTAATAAAAGTAGCAATAATTGCAGTAATAAAAGCAgcaataattgtaataataaaagcagcaataattgtaataataaaagcagcaataattgtaataataaaagcagcaataattgtaataataaaaccaGCAATAAttgcaataataatattttttcaagtgACTGTAACAATAACACAAGTGACCTTgacaaaattaattttgccaaaattaataatttaagtgtaataaatgataataatagtagtaatgaCAAAAGTGTGAACATTTATgggtatgaaaaaaaagtacataatcaaaatataaatgctGAAGCAAATTTAGCGAATAATGtgagtaataataatagcaataatattttaaaaaacattttaaataacacTATAATAGGAGGTACAAATAGTAGCACGGTAAGTGGcgcaaataataatagtaatagtaataataacaattataataatactagTCAGTATGTATTAAATTCTGAAAATCAGGAAACAGCATGTTTGAgtaatattacaaataataattttccaaaaatgcaaaacgtgaacagtaacagtaataacaGTCTCAGCAGTGGTAATGTCAACATTAGTATCAACAATGGCATCAACAATGGCATCAACAATGGCATCAGTAATGGCATCAGTAATGGCATCAGTAATGGCATTAACAATAGCATTAACAATAGCATTAACAATAGCATTAACAATAGCATTAACAATCGTATTAAGAATGGACATAACAatagtagtaacaataacaataacagttGCAGTTACAGCAATAGTACCATGGGTTTTGGAAAAAGTAGTAACAGCTACGGAAGTTACAGTAGCGGAGTCAGTGGCATGAACAATGCTTTAAGTATTTCTTCTCAAAcgtataaaaaaatggagaATCATGTTTCTAGAAGTAATATTGATAATAGTTGTATtagtagtagcagtaatAGTAACATGAATAGTGGCATTCATAGTAGCATTCATAGTGGTATTaatagtattattaataGTGATGTTAATAGTAGcattaatagtaatattaatactattaatGGTACTAATAATAGTTACACGCACATGTTGAACAATTACAACAGTAATAATGCATTATACAATAATGTGAATAATAACAATGTGAGCGCGAATAATggctttataaaaaataacgtggaattattaattaactCAAAAAGGTGTAGAGAAAATGTTGATAATAATGAATCTTTTACAAATTTGAACGGTCTCTCGAATGGTGTCTTAACAAGTACCCATTCGAATAATCTTCCaggtaatatttttaataacagTCAGAGTAGTGTTATAAATGCTATGAAGCAAAATATTGCAAGTAGTAATATCAACAAATTAAATGGAAATTACAACATGGGCAATAATATACTAAATTGTAATGGTAACAATAGCAATAGTGGTAATATTAACATTAACAGTAGCATTAACAGTAGCGTTAACAGTAGCATtaacagtaacaataacagtTACATTAACAGTAACATTAACAGTAACATTAACAGTAACATTAACAGTAACATTAACAGTAACAttaacagtaacagtaacattAACAGTAACAGTATTAGCAACAGAAGTGGTACTAATAACAATCTAGTGCAAAATGATAACATTTGCAAGGTGACTGCAAAAAGAGTAAACAAGCAATTAAATGCAATGAACGTAATTCCTACGAACAATTTTTTAGTTAACACAGATTTGTATGACGTTGATATGAATAAGTTAAGTACATATCCTCATCAGTATCAAAATAAAGAGGAAAATAAGAGCCAAATTAATTATGCAAATAGTTTAATGTATGGGACCAGTGTAGGAAATAGCAACAGTGTACATAACAGCAGTGTTCCTAGCAACAATAATTTTAGTATGTATAACAACACAAATTATAACGTCAATTTAATGGAAAATGCAAGTGCAGAAAGTAGTAGTAtgaatgtaaataaaatttttaataataatagtagtaactTAAATACAACCATGACTAGTGTAAatgcaaataataaaacaattgaAGTTAATGCTCCTATAAAGAATATATCCTCCTTACCTCAATCCACGAATAACtataacatgaaaaaatttttgtactCATCGTCAGGTATTGCAAGTGCAAATGCAAATGCATCTAAAGTGACTGATTACCCTTTGAATAATTCGTCAAactatgtaaataataacataatgaACAATTTAACGGGCAGTAATTTGGTGAATAGTAACAACATGGCAAGCGCAAACATTATGAACAGCAGCATTGTGAACAATAATATCATGAACAACAGTATGATGAACAGTATAACGAACAGCATTACGAACAACATTACGAACAACATGACGAACAGTGTTAACGAGATTGATAACCTAACAAATAGTATAGGAAACAacataacaaataatataacaaataatatgcaaattattaataacaataatgtaactcaaaaaataaataataacatttctATCAACGTATCTAATGACATAAATAACAGTATAAACAGCATTAACAGCATTAACagcataaataatataaataacataaaaagatataaaagtaatttgttaaataatttaaatgatttttcaaatttagacgaaatgaatgaattaatgaaaaaatttgaaaattcaGATAATTATGATTATGAAAATTCGAAAATTTTGTTGAATTCAATGAGTGTGAGCGATTCGACTAAGTTTACGCAAGAAGATGGCATCATGATGTACAAGGATATAATAAACAGTAATGGAATGAACAGCGGTATGAACGGCGGTATGAACGGCGGTATGAACGGCGTTATGAACGGAGGTATGAACAGTAGTATGAGCAACACTGTGAATGACCAGAATACAAGCAAAGGGAGCGAGTTGCTTTCTAATTATTACTTAGTGAATAATAATGACCGTAGCGTTATTAGGTCTCCCAAGATGAAGAGTGGTAGTAACAAGGGCACCAATAATAGTACTGCTAcgaataataacaataatgttaacattaataatagtGGAAGTAGCAGTAATAACAACTTAAGTGGAACCGGAAACCACATCATCTCTGACAGTCTGAATAGTGCGCAAAACAACTTCATGCTAAACACGaattatgatattttaaaaatgcaaatGCACGGAAAAGTTGGCAAAGTAAACCGAATAATggatgttaataataattataacaatagtATATCTAGtgataatatgaaaaacaataaaaatcaGCTTAAACAGAGAAAAATGCAAGGTATAGAAGCAACCAGTTCTTTCAATAATTTAGAAAACAATTTGAGTAATAATACTGGCAATATGAGTACaactataaatataaacaattttaGCTCTAATAATGTAGGAAGCACATCTAACTTGACAAATGTAGGTAATGGGACAAATCCAAGCTACAACAGTTTTTACGAAGCGCATGCGCATAGCTCATTTAGTAACactatgaaaatgaaaagcgATATTAATAACTTAAATATGCAGATAAACGGGAGTAGTGTGAACAACCCTTCTCAGAAGTATGCCATAAGTAGTATGAATAATATTGGTAGTAATAACATTAGTAGTAACATGAGAAACAACATTATTAACAACAATGTTAGCAGTAAGAATATTGGAAGTAACAACATTACAAATAACAACATGAGTGACAACAACTTGACGTTGAACGAATTTCAGAGCAACAACCAAATGGGCATGTTGCAGAATAAAGCAAACAGAAATGTGTTAACTGGTGAAGCTAATAAAAATGGTTTGCCCAatgatttaaattatttaaaaagcgAATATAATGTTGAGGGTGGTGATAGTAAAGCGAAATGCGAGCAAAATTACAGAAACACAGAAATGTTAACATCTGTTAGTAACAGTGGCTCGCCTGTTCattatgataaaaacaaCTATTCatattcagaaaaaaagaataattt from Plasmodium malariae genome assembly, chromosome: 11 harbors:
- the PmUG01_11051300 gene encoding conserved Plasmodium protein, unknown function, encoding MEINFPNDKNTSTCVKKVDYSMNDQMKMNNFYVNSNSNCSNNNNGNNIINFKNYKIQESLVTQHPEHNKNFFIDKNVNPYEYNLMTKNGQMYNKNNVHLQNNDKGFGINNSSGSTINRSNISGTNISGTNISGTNISGTNISGTNISGSNNRNNGNNKNHFVHETIYSPLSLKSSSDTRRLNTTNVLPSRSLTPQILNKYENTAYNSNNNNANNNSSNSDNYNINNNNYYYYNNNKYSNNDNKFVSNYTTDCTVNANNNNSNNIMNHISSNKNNSIVHNLYSNKNLIANSNLYQDKENQNNTNLYNYNSHQYNSPSKNHSRNLSTKGTAYNNSGKIVKFNNGGNCNDSSSNNKITGAINSCDNLVMSDEHQMMNRNMKHSNNSMPNNLHQIQSSKILSNNINTNTLYCDLSNPVANKMSLMKNFTMNENITGEMGDINISNNMSGTIGSNICSNISSKNNYTLSANNYDDNNNNINNAVINYSNNNGSTNGNINSSNICNNSNNNNRNSNNSNSNNSNSNNSNSNNSNSNKSNSNNSNSNNSNSNNSNSNNNGSNYQQNNLTINNNKMGMNIKNSKFENNKNIEEFKGSANKHDTLIEVTKNMIINNNNSNNCNNSNSNVNNNINSSNCNSNINNNTNINSSNCNSINGANNQNKLNNNKLGLNTSSALFLPSTRNNNNKNEMNNIGSVSNIGSVSNIGSVSNIGSVSNIGSVNNFGIVNNIGSVNNIGNVSNINSVKNINNISSKNNISGKNNINNNYNDYDNKILKDINNYTINSVGKNNSEIYKNKHIYTDKSIRESSNNSINNCSNKSSNHYSNKSSNNCSNKSSNNCSNKSSNNCSNKSSNNCNNKSSNNCNNKSSNNCNNKSSNNCNNKTSNNCNNNIFSSDCNNNTSDLDKINFAKINNLSVINDNNSSNDKSVNIYGYEKKVHNQNINAEANLANNVSNNNSNNILKNILNNTIIGGTNSSTVSGANNNSNSNNNNYNNTSQYVLNSENQETACLSNITNNNFPKMQNVNSNSNNSLSSGNVNISINNGINNGINNGISNGISNGISNGINNSINNSINNSINNSINNRIKNGHNNSSNNNNNSCSYSNSTMGFGKSSNSYGSYSSGVSGMNNALSISSQTYKKMENHVSRSNIDNSCISSSSNSNMNSGIHSSIHSGINSIINSDVNSSINSNINTINGTNNSYTHMLNNYNSNNALYNNVNNNNVSANNGFIKNNVELLINSKRCRENVDNNESFTNLNGLSNGVLTSTHSNNLPGNIFNNSQSSVINAMKQNIASSNINKLNGNYNMGNNILNCNGNNSNSGNININSSINSSVNSSINSNNNSYINSNINSNINSNINSNINSNINSNSNINSNSISNRSGTNNNLVQNDNICKVTAKRVNKQLNAMNVIPTNNFLVNTDLYDVDMNKLSTYPHQYQNKEENKSQINYANSLMYGTSVGNSNSVHNSSVPSNNNFSMYNNTNYNVNLMENASAESSSMNVNKIFNNNSSNLNTTMTSVNANNKTIEVNAPIKNISSLPQSTNNYNMKKFLYSSSGIASANANASKVTDYPLNNSSNYVNNNIMNNLTGSNLVNSNNMASANIMNSSIVNNNIMNNSMMNSITNSITNNITNNMTNSVNEIDNLTNSIGNNITNNITNNMQIINNNNVTQKINNNISINVSNDINNSINSINSINSINNINNIKRYKSNLLNNLNDFSNLDEMNELMKKFENSDNYDYENSKILLNSMSVSDSTKFTQEDGIMMYKDIINSNGMNSGMNGGMNGGMNGVMNGGMNSSMSNTVNDQNTSKGSELLSNYYLVNNNDRSVIRSPKMKSGSNKGTNNSTATNNNNNVNINNSGSSSNNNLSGTGNHIISDSLNSAQNNFMLNTNYDILKMQMHGKVGKVNRIMDVNNNYNNSISSDNMKNNKNQLKQRKMQGIEATSSFNNLENNLSNNTGNMSTTININNFSSNNVGSTSNLTNVGNGTNPSYNSFYEAHAHSSFSNTMKMKSDINNLNMQINGSSVNNPSQKYAISSMNNIGSNNISSNMRNNIINNNVSSKNIGSNNITNNNMSDNNLTLNEFQSNNQMGMLQNKANRNVLTGEANKNGLPNDLNYLKSEYNVEGGDSKAKCEQNYRNTEMLTSVSNSGSPVHYDKNNYSYSEKKNNFTDMYNNSTMANAKNPIMNMNKVGYTKNYGNSNNENQIMSNMKRNNLLKIQSANRMHNTPDANSNNHNSNIHSSSNHNSNIHSSSNHNSNNYNINNYNNNNHNSNNYNNNNHNSNSVNFMGAVNGGTDANIEVNGSSNSAYSSYWYHNNHSSHNGRSDHNNHSSHNNRSGHMNVMKEAAQSKDEGNLASSEIKKIGNKISSKVSPVNYLNNDVVKQCKNINSNNSNSNNSFDVKFSGNDSNFNPKDINKVSKMNGVLNSRSAYNEMNKNNYAYMNDNQAFNSSISGSNMNYMYENNAYMERSVNNNAYGSSSINNKEELKKVSSIGSVGNGNVSGSFNGNANSSSYSSSYMNTSFNNSYDAVPESNSNKNKYAHVGLNKTTNAASNNDVNNSLNLKNLININNNFNILMHNLSSPSYLNNSWNSDSIIDSITSGISSTSGVGSSATTSTTAAASTTNNTINSSISSTNMNGVTSNSVCQQNDKMNLQKNKIKFLNENMKNNLSEGNSNSSMVNDMSFNNKTLNNTFYENGNANMNNIHIDKSAMKYLMQKNKYLNNEELQNVYKAFLKDSMLNKNPISNNFVTGGSMEGTVGNSLINAKSSNLNNSVSEKNLLYSLNHNLLMQYANNSRKKASTISTIVNKDSLSSQYNGNKLMNDRKINGKNIVEYKGKSSSSSSSSSNNNNSNNIIVDAFFTNNAKNVPNDQHLVNFNIIQNINNNDMREIYTQKRKNNNNRKVNDINNNADSSGTSKRARKKKKEIINLSSGSSNNNDDIFTLLSSNNSKVPRGSKSSTVQKLKNFNVSNGIVDINEVSAISSVTSDMNNINDNSKNGKHYNEVTDKCVGSVINLSPIVKVNNSASNIGIISGINSSDKDDSGKDSGSKDSGSKDTSRNDNNLIADESKPISENQVSNNNIRKSTILQIVHPNLNVTNNNYLNSHANSVNVNSNATSASNTNIVSITKSLNELNKNITDCSSDDRICEYSKYNDYTNKSKTDGNTTSPSIEMSNINNSGNETIGEIEPYHEKVKCMNGASSGGTASDTACECIGGTSNSSANSFKTENTPEGNKVEGEINNLAKNILEENIYNITEKESMDRCKYNKKDEGELTEVDVHMSLKNIDKHIAIYEEEFKRNSSGAPYKENENIEKSSSQMGNIEPNDNDKDRYNNDNDDKIDNNDNNDNNDNTDKNDKIDNNDNKDKIDNNDNNDNKDKIDNNDNNDKIDNMNNTHLKDDGDNNNNNYVFCNTDTSNSVQKLHICDIIVNNLSSGGNNENMDNKINEVINTKKKNNDASEDVSIFSSFVQNECGSNLDNISYGRINNEANMNDEKVKMVCMDSMASMTNMGSNNVYLEDKTEEVKQECKQNGMNKEETSTNNNIETVAVENDISSKCSCITYDAFLNDMNDVFHGITSSDINGTNEGTYEATCEASNGINDVEPVRNKKQHEVLYALLNEYVDKENKSIYVALKNEENDVKCKIENKAYALYLKEKGKQIKRNNISPSEEIKNSDIENDKSKMNDLNNDNNEDDNNDELLTNRLIIDSRHNAVLVSFDKKNGFLSTNLSSNTNEKEELKNNLLISLLNINFKEEIKRTIQNACAKIEKNEKNEKIVFNVSKQINDIKLQYILKKLLKGKNSKSEKNNLKILKIQKRKILQKNFYQKSNKSKAITLEYVLNPTPEVYGNMNCIVRSEDCLLTNDKEKRNIEKIINANFEITATTVSVATPAIVNVFKNDEYE